In Solea senegalensis isolate Sse05_10M linkage group LG18, IFAPA_SoseM_1, whole genome shotgun sequence, a single window of DNA contains:
- the rsph10b gene encoding radial spoke head 10 homolog B encodes MTTKHQDTEERTVTSDNSEMSEAEEDGDDHPSINGFTADSAENVKSQSKRKRRRVRDNATVLDEECYPPALLRLTIDSHEGETLKDLYHGEGVACFEGDHTYKGTFTKGVMHGHGVFTWADGMKYEGDFVNNLPSGYGTITWPSGSSYTGEIYKAIRHGIGTYKCADNGVKYTGQWNYSKRHGQGVMYFNEDKTSWYKGEWEKNNRVGYGVRRYPSGNVYFGEWKDNLKHGEGSMKWLNLGQEYVGTWQDGIQHGKGTHVWILRRTDISQYCRSNRYTGDFVQGQRHGQGTFFYAGGATYEGEWRSNKKHGKGKFTFKDGHVVEGEFKDDQMITPDVFGNRSLTPLCGVCLLSGSAPSSILGPDLALNIDSLLDLLPEKRRNIERKQVEFALLRNNAELRSIYSFYSRLGSAGSLDNIYLLSRLQLWRLLKDCYLHHHHHVTLTQINHFIKGHTTTTESLSPFTSIPLCGLLSCLVIVAYHIYSQDMQSERYVLAACVTKLLAGDILPHAKNVKGFLFGQSGLSAVAMIYIQRSWEAYQMFCRVHSAPTDEEEEKSMTYRQLLWMFKDLHLLDNKLTSVWLMRFITAESLDPNDLACLNMEISFLEFYEVLLCCAEVKCQRKKRLLSRSDSETRDQSKERKPSDSPRVPRTKVVGKSRRNVRTQVRSRSQSAEDDEEQERVPDTKVQALHEFFNQAFFPAVDHYQSITAFMEEEKVRRERKSSSGPQ; translated from the exons ATGACAACAAAACACCAAGACACGGAGGAACGTACGGTAACAAGCGACAACAGTGAAATGTCTGAGGCGGAAGAAGACGGAGACGATCACCCGTCAATCAACGGTTTCACGGCAGATTCTGCCGAAAATGTGAAGAGTCAAAGCAAACGCAAACGCCGTCGTGTCCGCGACAACGCCACTGTCCTCGATGAAGAATGTTATCCACCCGCATTACTGAGATTAACTATAGACAG CCACGAAGGAGAAACATTAAAAGATCTCTACCATGGAGAAGGAGTGGCTTGTTTTGAAGGAGATCACACGTACAAG GGCACGTTTACCAAAGGAGTAATGCACGGACATGGTGTCTTCACATGGGCTGACGGAATGAAATATGAG GGAGACTTTGTCAACAACCTCCCCAGCGGCTACGGCACCATCACGTGGCCAAGTGGCAGCTCCTACACGGGCGAGATTTACAAGGCAATACGACACGGAATTGGAACGTACAAATGTGCCGACAACGGTGTCAAGTACACGGGGCAGTGGAATTACAGCAAGAGGCACGGACAG GGTGTGATGTATTTTAACGAGGATAAGACCTCGTGGTACAAAGGAGAGTGGGAGAAGAACAACAGAGTGGGATATGGAGTGAGGCG ctaCCCCTCTGGTAACGTTTACTTTGGGGAGTGGAAGGACAACCTGAAGCACGGAGAAGGCTCCATGAAGTGGCTGAATCTGGGCCAGGAGTATGTTGGGACATGGCAGGATGGAATCCAG CACGGAAAAGGAACTCACGTGTGGATCCTGAGGCGGACGGATATATCCCAGTATTGCAGAAGCAACCGGTACACGGGGGATTTCGTTCAGGGTCAGAGACACGGACAGGGAACGTTCTTCTACGCCGGCGGCGCCACCTATGAAGGGGAATGGAGGAGCAATAAGAAACATGGGAAG GGGAAATTCACCTTTAAGGACGGGCATGTCGTTGAAGGAGAGTTCAAGGACGATCAGATGATAACGCCCGATGTGTTTGGAAACAGATCTCTCACTCCTCTGTGTG GCGTGTGTCTTCTGTCAGGAAGTGCCCCGTCCTCCATCTTAGGACCAGACTTGGCCTTGAACATTGACAGTCTTCTGGATTTACTTCCTGAGAAAAGGCGAAACATTGAGCGCAAGCAG GTGGAATTTGCGCTGTTGAGGAACAACGCAGAGCTGCGTTCCATCTACAGCTTCTACAGCAGACTCGGCTCCGCCGGCTCGCTCGACAACATCTACCTGCTGTCGCGCCTGCAGCTGTGGCGTCTGCTCAAAGACTGttacctccaccaccaccaccacgtcACTCTGACACAGATCAACCATTTCATCAAAG GTCATACCACCACGACAGAGAGTCTCTCACCTTTCACCTCCATTCCGCTCTGTGGACTCTTGAGTTGCCTCGTCATCGTGGCCTATCACATCTACAGTCAAGACATGCA ATCAGAGCGCTACGTTCTGGCTGCCTGCGTCACCAAACTGCTAGCAGGCGATATCCTTCCTCACGCCAAGAATGTAAAAG GTTTCCTGTTTGGACAGTCTGGGCTTTCAGCCGTGGCTATGATCTACATTCAGAGGAGCTGGGAAGCCTATCAGATGTTCTGTAGGGTCCATTCAGCTCCCAccgacgaggaggaggagaagagcatGACCTACAGACAGCTGCTGTGGATGTTCAAG GATCTCCACCTGTTGGACAATAAGCTGACAAGCGTGTGGTTAATGAGGTTCATCACTGCAGAGAGCTTAGACCCCAACGACCTGGCCTGCCTGAATATGGAG ATTTCCTTCCTGGAGTTTTACGAGGTTCTCCTGTGCTGTGCCGAGGTCAAATGTCAGAGGAAGAAGCGCTTACTGTCCAGATCAGACTCTGAGACCAGAGACCAGTCCAAG GAAAGGAAACCGAGCGACTCGCCAAGGGTTCCCCGAACAAAGGTCGTGGGCAAGAGTCGACGCAATGTCAGGACTCAAGTCAGAAGTCGAAGTCAGTCTGcag AAGACGACGAAGAACAAGAGAGGGTACCAGATACTAAAGTCCAGGCTCTACACGAGTTCTTCAACCAGGCCTTCTTCCCTGCTGTGGACCATTATCAGTCCATCACTGCGttcatggaggaggagaaagtgaggagggagagaaagagcagcAGTGGGCCTCAGTGA
- the pms2 gene encoding mismatch repair endonuclease PMS2: MSDPCSEPAGAIKAIDKTSVHQICSGQVVLTLSTAVKELVENSIDAGATNIDVKLKECGVELVEVSDNGKGVDEANFEGLTLKHHTSKLREFSDLTHVETFGFRGEALSSLCALSDLSVVTCHESSQVGTKLVFDHRGHMVQRSPHPRQQGTTVSLQQLFSTLPVRHKEFQRNIKKEYAKMLHILQAYCIISTGVRITCSNQNEKGKRSTVLGTNGSQNMRDNIGAIFGPKQLQSLLPFQQVSPSGSIIEEYGLKDTDLPKQLFTITGFVSRSDHGVGRSATDRQFFFINNRPCDPLKVTKIVNEVYHMYNRHQYPFVALNIAVASDCVDVNVTPDKRQILLQEEKLLLATLKTSLISMYEAGVNKISLNYMHMATSSVTCRVVPSSKNMPEHGDAVEPATMQSPKISLNLAGLKAAFSSQNSSGLGSKSSSSKAVGSSSSNGPAQKTLQSFFKGSAKSSAFNSSSKSPLKCGKDLAKCSPVGKSVLDGFRYRNESCDDTNPDRVEISSPQAVIDTQRVKDEEFEETSDYSQTVPEVPEIKAEPCTTKEDGSMSPDAKRARKDYPHLPTEQKSYSFLNNSEGSSSTKVDAPVSLQKRTVTLKFSLQELEGKMRRLKEQQKPSDELLFRRFRAKINPGENQSAEEELKKEISKDMFKEMEIIGQFNLGFIITKLHSDIFMIDQHATDEKYNFEMLQQHSALQGQKLIVPQKLHLTAVSENVLMENIEIFRKNGFEFLIDEEAQVMERVKLVSLPTSKNWTFGPADIEELIFMLSDSPGVMCRPSRVRQMFASRACRKSVMIGTALSVSEMKKLVGHMGEIEHPWNCPHGRPTMRHLANLDIISPD, encoded by the exons ATGTCCGACCCTTG TTCTGAACCTGCAGGAGCCATCAAGGCCATTGACAAGACCTCGGTGCATCAGATCTGCTCAGGACAGGTGGTGCTGACTTTATCCACGGCTGTCAAAGAGCTGGTGGAGAACAGCATTGACGCAGGAGCCACCAACATTG ATGTGAAGCTGAAGGAATGTGGAGTTGAGCTTGTGGAAGTGTCAGACAACGGCAAAGGTGTCGATGAGGCCAACTTTGAAGGACTGA CACTCAAGCATCACACGTCAAAGCTCAGAGAGTTCTCCGATCTCACTCACGTGGAAACGTTTGGCTTCAGAGGTGAAGCCCTCAGCTCTTTATGTGCTCTGAg TGACCTGAGCGTGGTGACCTGTCATGAGTCCAGTCAGGTGGGCACcaagctggtgtttgaccacagAGGTCACATGGTGCAGCGGTCACCTCATCCCCGTCAGCAGGGCACCACAGTCAGTCTGCAGCAGCTCTTCTCCACTCTGCCTGTGAGACACAAAGAGTTCCAACGCAACATAAAGAAG gAATACGCCAAAATGCTCCACATCCTGCAGGCGTACTGTATCATCTCTACCGGTGTAAGAATCACCTgctcaaaccaaaatgagaaGGGAAAGCGCAGCACGGTCCTCGGCACCAATGGCAGCCAGAATATGCGAGACAACATCGGAGCCATATTTGGCCCAAAACAG CTCCAGAGCCTCCTGCCTTTTCAACAAGTTTCCCCTTCAGGCAGTATCATTGAAGAGTACGGACTGAAAGACACCGATTTGCCCAAACAGCTTTTCAC TATCACAGGTTTTGTGTCACGCTCGGATCACGGTGTGGGGAGAAgtgccacagacagacagttctTTTTCATCAACAACCGACCATGTGATCCACTCAAG GTAACCAAAATTGTAAACGAAGTGTATCACATGTACAACAGACACCAGTATCCATTTGTTGCTTTGAACATAGCTGTCGCATCAG acTGTGTTGATGTGAACGTGACCCCGGACAAACGACAGATTTTACTTCAGGAGGAGAAACTCTTGCTTGCTACTCTGAAGACCTCGCTCATCAGCATGTACGAGGCTGGAGTCAATAAAATCAGCCTGAACTATATGCACATGGCAACCTCCA GTGTCACATGTCGGGTTGTCCCGTCCAGTAAGAACATGCCAGAACATGGAGACGCTGTGGAACCAGCAACGATGCAGAGCCCAAAGATCTCACTGAACTTGGCCGGTCTAAAAGCTGCCTTCTCAAGTCAGAACAGCTCTGGTCTTGGGAGCAAATCCAGCTCATCAAAGGctgtgggcagcagcagcagcaatggtCCAGCACAGAAGACACTGCAGTCCTTTTTTAAGGGTTCTGCCAAATCTTCTGCCTTCAACTCGAGTAGTAAATCACCTCTGAAATGTGGGAAAGACCTCGCTAAATGTTCCCCAGTGGGAAAATCTGTGTTGGATGGATTCAGATACAGAAATGAGTCGTGTGATGATACAAATCCAGATCGTGTGGAGATAAGTTCTCCTCAAGCAGTCATTGACACCCAAAGGGTAAAAGATGAAGAGTTTGAAGAAACATCAGACTATAGTCAGACTGTACCTGAAGTGCCAGAGATAAAAGCTGAGCCATGCACTACAAAAGAGGACGGGAGCATGAGTCCAGACGCCAAACGGGCCAGGAAAGATTATCCACATCTCCCCACAGAACAAAAATCTTATTCTTTCTTAAATAATTCTGAAGGATCATCTTCCACTAAAGTGGATGCTCCAGTTTCCTTACAGAAGAGGACAGTGACTCTGAAGTTCTCTTTACAAGAGCTGGAAGGGAAAATGAGGAGGTTGAAGGAGCAACAGAAGCCCAGTGACGAGTTACTCTTCAGACGTTTCAGGGCCAAGATCAACCCTGGAGAAAACCAGAGTGCGGAGGAAGAGCTGAAGAAGGAGATCAG TAAAGACATGTTCAAAGAGATGGAGATCATCGGTCAGTTCAACCTGGGCTTCATCATCACCAAACTCCACTCGGACATCTTCATGATCGACCAACACGCCACAGATGAGAAGTACAACTTTgagatgctgcagcagcactcGGCGCTTCAGGGACAGAAACTCATCGT CCCACAGAAACTTCACCTCACTGCGGTCAGTGAGAacgtcctcatggagaacatTGAGATTTTCAGGAAAAACGGCTTTGAATTTCTGATTGACGAGGAAG CTCAGGTGATGGAGAGGGTGAAGCTGGTTTCTCTGCCCACGAGTAAGAACTGGACGTTCGGTCCAGCTGACATCGAGGAGCTGATCTTCATGTTGAGCGACAGTCCGGGTGTCATGTGTCGACCGTCCAGAGTCAGACAGATGTTCGCCTCCAGAGCCTGTCGGAAATCT GTCATGATCGGCACGGCGCTCAGCGTCAGCGAGATGAAGAAGCTGGTGGGTCATATGGGCGAAATCGAGCATCCGTGGAACTGTCCCCATGGCAGGCCCACCATGAGACACCTCGCCAACCTGGACATCATCTCACCAGATTAA